In Fusarium falciforme chromosome 10, complete sequence, a single genomic region encodes these proteins:
- a CDS encoding CS domain-containing protein: MADKEPTPVEDAAARAKEAEEQAALPYKWTQVISELDITFTVPGNFKSRDLVIEIKKNSLQAGIKGQEPLIKGDLPHPIHVDDSTWTLSTNADGTKTVEIHLDKVNKMEWWAHVVTNAPKIDVTKIQPDSSKLSDLDGETRGMVEKMMFDQQQKERGLPTSDEQKRLDILKQFQEQHPEMDFSKAKIN, encoded by the exons ATGGCCGACAAAG AACCCACTCCCGTTGAAGACGCTGCCGCTCGcgccaaggaggccgaggagcagGCTGCTCTGCCCTACAAGTGGACGCAGGTCATCTCTGAGCTCGACATCACCTTTACTGTCCCCGGGAACTTCAAGTCTAGAGATCTCGTGATTgagatcaagaagaacaGCCTCCAGGCGGGTATCAAGGGCCAGGAACCCCTCATCAAG GGCGACCTCCCCCACCCCATCCACGTCGACGACTCAACCTGGACGCTGAGTACCAACGCCGACGGCACCAAGACGGTCGAGATCCACCTCGACAAGGTGAACAAGATGGAGTGGTGGGCGCACGTCGTGACCAACGCGCCCAAGATCGACGTGACCAAGATCCAGCCCGACTCGTCCAAGCTGTCGGacctcgacggcgagacgCGCGGCATGGTCGAGAAGATGATGTTTGACCAGCAGCAAAAGGAGCGCGGCCTGCCCACCTCGGACGAGCAAAAGAGGCTCGACATTCTCAAGCAGTTCCAGGAGCAGCATCCCGAGATGGACTttagcaaggccaagattaACTGA
- a CDS encoding RNA polymerase II transcription factor B subunit 3 produces the protein MSRTGAVSVRHSDFSSNAPPPPDQDETCPVCKTTRYFNRDMEFRINPECYHRMCKTCVERIFKDGPNQCPYAGCHKTLRLRGFKTAFFADLGVEREVDIRRRVAAVFNKVEEDFETLEDYNEYLEMVECLTSDIVSGNEEAKRKAEAQLSEWEAKHKADIERNRRLARESDEARQRRLAAEAEEARQRRMEEHKAEMEEKANAKRFREEMLDSLQSAEDGRANEAMNKILLKKRGQTKRDGALSAAGGAGGLSIRGLRDKKGPAHHVVDDKPYDPYGGVQLTTQRVDLAPEKLAAYSNEWVEITRTKTEFKAGGYSPDEYLSRALFEAFSGLGVFVGEEKPDRSVATAGAREAAVTGDTGGKMDVDDPF, from the coding sequence ATGTCTCGAACAGGCGCCGTCTCGGTGCGCCACTCCGACTTTAGCAGCaatgctcctcctccgcctgaCCAAGACGAGACGTGCCCCGTGTGCAAGACGACGCGGTACTTCAACCGCGACATGGAATTCCGCATCAACCCCGAGTGCTACCACCGCATGTGCAAGACGTGCGTCGAGCGCATCTTCAAGGACGGACCCAACCAGTGTCCCTATGCTGGCTGCCACAAGACGCTGCGCCTCAGGGGTTTCAAGACGGCTTTCTTTGCGGATCTGGGCGTTGAGCGCGAGGTCGACATTCGAAGACGTGTCGCGGCTGTTTTCaacaaggttgaggaggacTTTGAGACGCTGGAGGATTATAATGAGTACCTTGAAATGGTCGAGTGCTTGACGAGCGATATCGTCAGCGGCAATGAGGAGGCGAAGCGCAAGGCAGAAGCTCAGCTGTCGGAGTGGGAAGCGAAGCACAAGGCCGACATTGAGCGCAACCGACGTCTCGCCCGAGAATCAGATGAAGCCCGTCAGCGCCGCTTGGCAGCTGAAGCAGAGGAAGCGCGACAGCGTCGTATGGAGGAGcacaaggccgagatggaagagAAAGCCAACGCGAAGCGCTTCCGCGAAGAGATGCTCGATTCCCTCCAGAGCGCCGAGGACGGTCGCGCAAACGAGGCAATGAACAAGATCCTGCTCAAGAAGCGAGGCCAAACCAAGCGCGATGGTGCTTTGAGTGCAGCTGGCGGTGCAGGAGGACTCTCGATCCGCGGTCTGCGCGACAAGAAGGGCCCAGCACATCATGTCGTCGACGACAAGCCATACGATCCCTACGGCGGCGTACAACTCACGACGCAGCGCGTCGACCTCGCGCCCGAGAAGTTGGCGGCGTACTCCAACGAGTGGGTCGAGATTACAAGGACAAAGACCGAGTTCAAGGCTGGAGGATACAGTCCTGACGAGTACCTCTCCCGAGCACTCTTCGAGGCATTCTCTGGCTTGGGCGTGTTTGTTGGTGAGGAGAAGCCAGACAGGAGTGTTGCTACAGCTGGAGCAAGGGAAGCGGCCGTCACAGGGGATACTGGAGGCAAGATGGACGTCGACGATCCATTCTAG